The proteins below are encoded in one region of Pleuronectes platessa chromosome 14, fPlePla1.1, whole genome shotgun sequence:
- the nabp1a gene encoding SOSS complex subunit B2 isoform X1, whose translation MAAPATEAVFLLKDVKPGSKNLNIVFIVLEIGRVTKTKDGHEVRSCKVADKSGSIAISVWDELGSLIQAGDIIKLTRGYASIWKGCLTLYTGRGGDLQKIGEFCMVYSEVPNFSEPNPDLQSQTNQNKSGKPDQNQRGNSPPNQNSGTAAPPGNGAMTPYTPTNSNQQSGPPRDPTYGNSGRPNGRSPGNGAPPSSVSGPPTAPKSSVTISNGRDPRRAKR comes from the exons ATGGCGGCGCCTGCGACCGAGGCCGTGTTTCTGCTGAAGGATGTAAAGCCCGGGTCCAAGAATCTGAACATCGTCTTCATCGTTCTGGAAATAG GACGAGTCACCAAGACGAAAGATGGCCACGAGGTCCGCTCCTGCAAAGTGGCGGACAAGAGCGGGAGCATCGCGATCTCCGTGTGGGACGAGCTGGGCAGCCTCATCCAGGCTGGAGACATCATCAAGCTCACCAGAGG CTATGCATCCATATGGAAAGGATGCCTGACTTTATAcactggaagaggaggagatctgCAGAAGATTGGAGA GTTCTGTATGGTGTATTCAGAAGTGCCCAACTTCAGTGAACCAAACCCAGACCTGCAGTCCCAAACAAACCAGAACAAGTCT GGTAAACCCGACCAGAACCAAAGGGGGAACTCTCCGCCCAATCAGAATTCAGGTACAGCTGCGCCACCAG GTAATGGTGCCATGACACCGTACACCCCCACCAACAGCAACCAACAATCCGGCCCCCCCCGGGACCCCACGTATGGAAATTCTGGGCGACCCAACGGTCGGTCACCGGGCAACGGAGCCCCACCCTCTTCGGTTTCCGGCCCCCCCACAGCCCCAAAGTCCTCAGTCACCATCAGCAACGGCAGGGACCCACGCCGTGCCAAGAGATGA
- the nabp1a gene encoding SOSS complex subunit B2 isoform X2: protein MAAPATEAVFLLKDVKPGSKNLNIVFIVLEIGRVTKTKDGHEVRSCKVADKSGSIAISVWDELGSLIQAGDIIKLTRGYASIWKGCLTLYTGRGGDLQKIGEFCMVYSEVPNFSEPNPDLQSQTNQNKSGKPDQNQRGNSPPNQNSGNGAMTPYTPTNSNQQSGPPRDPTYGNSGRPNGRSPGNGAPPSSVSGPPTAPKSSVTISNGRDPRRAKR from the exons ATGGCGGCGCCTGCGACCGAGGCCGTGTTTCTGCTGAAGGATGTAAAGCCCGGGTCCAAGAATCTGAACATCGTCTTCATCGTTCTGGAAATAG GACGAGTCACCAAGACGAAAGATGGCCACGAGGTCCGCTCCTGCAAAGTGGCGGACAAGAGCGGGAGCATCGCGATCTCCGTGTGGGACGAGCTGGGCAGCCTCATCCAGGCTGGAGACATCATCAAGCTCACCAGAGG CTATGCATCCATATGGAAAGGATGCCTGACTTTATAcactggaagaggaggagatctgCAGAAGATTGGAGA GTTCTGTATGGTGTATTCAGAAGTGCCCAACTTCAGTGAACCAAACCCAGACCTGCAGTCCCAAACAAACCAGAACAAGTCT GGTAAACCCGACCAGAACCAAAGGGGGAACTCTCCGCCCAATCAGAATTCAG GTAATGGTGCCATGACACCGTACACCCCCACCAACAGCAACCAACAATCCGGCCCCCCCCGGGACCCCACGTATGGAAATTCTGGGCGACCCAACGGTCGGTCACCGGGCAACGGAGCCCCACCCTCTTCGGTTTCCGGCCCCCCCACAGCCCCAAAGTCCTCAGTCACCATCAGCAACGGCAGGGACCCACGCCGTGCCAAGAGATGA